The proteins below are encoded in one region of Triticum aestivum cultivar Chinese Spring chromosome 1B, IWGSC CS RefSeq v2.1, whole genome shotgun sequence:
- the LOC123081727 gene encoding uncharacterized protein gives MASSGSRTRPPCADQEDMPKTWLEASLDKKKEKDVPTPPCWCGDVCKLKVSTDRNKSWTEGRRFFVCPNYAHDRRRPTNAYDIPPSPPPLCKYFTWIDHEVPKDIQEDQRADWLRRQRLFEESYARGLERERREKEARERKKREQERARKEKAARQEERASKLARARDARDEDEARDKKGKWPRTTQ, from the exons CCACCGTGCGCGGACCAAGAGGACATGCCGAAGACGTGGTTGGAGGCCAGTTtggacaagaagaaggagaaggatgtgCCCACACCACCATGTTGGTGTGGTGATGTTTGCAAGCTGAAGGTGTCCACTGACCGCAACAAGTCATGGACAGAAGGTAGAAGGTTTTTCGTGTGTCCCAACTATGCACATGATCGTCGAAGGCCAACTAACGCATATGACATACCACCG TCCCCTCCTCCACTTTGCAAGTACTTCACTTGGATAGATCACGAGGTACCAAAAGATATCCAAGAGGACCAACGTGCAGATTGGTTACGGAGGCAGCGCCTATTCGAGGAGTCCTATGCACGGGGATTGGAGCGGGAGCGTCGTGAGAAGGAGGCTCGTGAGCGCAAGAAGCGTGAGCAAGAGAGGGCACGCAAAGAGAAGGCGGCTCGTCAAGAAGAGAGGGCAAGCAAACTTGCAAGGGCTCGCGATGCACGAGACGAGGACgaggcacgtgacaagaagggaaAGTGGCCCCGGACTACTCAGTAG
- the LOC123081714 gene encoding serine/threonine-protein phosphatase 7 long form homolog: MADGDGPWYDGLIDEWDKEHRARAIENGQVVVAMRMRGHSADDFDYDPRYEPYIRRLGLLPFVLQFKRRAPPVNHAALTALVDGWRPETHSFHLPCGEMTMTLQDMAMISGLPINGQAVTGRVSVGNWRERTADLIGVQPEGPQEGKANTAKVRHSWLKLVRGNTNPCPQDANDVVVQQYAWAFLWYVLTKVVFSDATGNSALWMFLEPLNNWDTQYSWGSAALAYLYRQLDLACRRKGGTSSLSGFVWSLSVWMWERIPVGRPDLKNPLVPNPRGNHDGLHDDDPYRRPTLAYYWEQVTVYTGSSHVRYKCYMNELDTLTAEQVHWLPYVEDRDFDLNEMCTRDSHLWRARCPMICFFAVEWHFVDRVARQFGKRQGIPIEESKEEMLSLHRFDRRNNQDISDWANKHRAWIEIWNQRDTLVQSENRPYNQSAYQKYQVWYADRYRLKLKPGWTHEEWSELVSEDPETAKGYHTFNTAVRDTRGAHVDYAPMHDEMGRELLLCVNDANVALSHPPGGALSERTLRSTMKNFKKRFHKMAAMLSCHGAQSSDVYAPGSRAARANKRRYVQNEEDIEEEVNEEEPAHQEEPTHHDEHEYDATHQEDHEYDVDAPQPSQVTQPTQGNARSKKGKAIAKTPGQKGRKKIWNTQFHSPEYPHQFMPAGMQRYKSNIDAEAEEASEEEEHEASEEEEHEASEEEEHTLADIVKRGRKK; the protein is encoded by the exons ATGGCGGATGGTGATGGACCTTGGTATGACGGATTAATCGATGagtgggataaggagcatcgtgctcGTGCCATTGAGAATGGACAG GTTGTAGTTgctatgcgcatgaggggtcatTCCGCTGATGACTTTGATTACGACCCGCGGTATGAGCCTTACATTCGGAGATTGGGTCTTCTCCCATTCGTGTTGCAGTTTAAGCGACGCGCTCCGCCGGTGAACCACGCGGCGCTGACCGCACTTGTGGATGGTTGGAGGCCGGAGACTCACTCCTTCCAccttccatgtggggagatgacgATGACCCTACAGGACATGGCTATGATAAGCGGCCTTCCTATCAATGGACAAGCTGTTACCGGTCGTGTCAGCGTGGGTAATTGGCGAGAACGGACTGCCGATTTAATTGGCGTTCAGCCCGAGGGCCCTCAGGAAGGCAAGGCCAATACCGCGAAAGTGAGGCATTCTTGGCTAAAACTGGTCAGAGGAAACACCAACCCGTGCCCTCAAGATGCCAATGACGTGGTTGTGCAGCAGTACGCGTGGGCCTTTCTTTGGTATGTACTAACCAAGGTAGTCTTCTCAGATGCAACTGGGAACTCAGCCCTCTGGATGTTCTTGGAGCCACTTAATAACTGGGATACCCAGTATAGCTGGGGTTCGGCCGCACTAGCATACTTGTATCGTCAG CTTGACTTGGCGTGTCGGAGGAAGGGAGGTACATCCTCATTGTCTGGGTTTGTTTGGAGCCTATCCGTGTGGATGTGGGAGCGGATCCCGGTTGGACGGCCCGATTTGAAGAACCCCCTCGTGCCAAACCCACGGGGTAATCATGACGGGTTGCATGATGATGATCCATATCGGCGCCCTACGCTTGCTTACTATTGGGAACAAGTGACTGTCTACACAGGAAGCTcgcatgtgcgatacaagtgctatATGAACGAGCTGGACACCTTGACTGCTGAGCAG GTACATTGGTTGCCTTATGTGGAAGATCGTGACTTTGATCTTAATGAGATGTGCACGCGTGATAGCCATCTTTGGCGGGCGAGGtgcccaatgatatgcttcttcgcaGTCGAGTGGCACTTTGTAGACCGTGTGGCAAGACAATTTGGAAAAAGACAAGGTATTCCAATTGAGGAGAGCAAGGAGGAAATGCTATCTCTGCATCG GTTCGATCGAAGGAACAATCAGGATATATCGGATTGGGCAAACAAACACCGTGCGTGGATAGAAATTTGGAATCAAAGAGACACATTAGTGCAATCAGAGAATAGACCTTACAATCAGTCAGCATATCAGAAGTATCAAGTGTGGTATGCGGATCGTTACCGGTTAAAGCTGAAGCCAGGTTGGACTCACGAAGAGTGGTCGGAGTTGgtgtctgaagacccggagactgcAAAAGGTTATCATACCTTCAACACGGCTGTGAGAGACACCAGAGGGGCTCATGTTGACTACGCACCGATGCATGACGAAATG GGCAGAGAGTTGCTTCTGTGCGTCAACGATGCCAATGTTGCACTGAGTCATCCACCTGGTGGTGCATTATCTGAGAGGACTCTTAGGAGCACGATGAAG AACTTCAAGAAGCGGTTCCATAAGATGGCAGCTATGCTTTCTTGCCATGGTGCTCAGTCCAGTGACGTGTATGCACCAGGTAGCCGCGCCGCCAGAGCTAATAAACGGCGTTATGTCCAGAACGAagaggacatagaggaggaggtcaATGAAGAGGAGCCAGCACATCAAGAGGAGCCAACACATCATGATGAGCATGAGTATGATGCAACACATCAAGAGGATCATGAGTAtgatgttgatgctccacaaccatcACAGGTTACACAACCGACACAAGGCAATGCCCGCTCTAAAAAAGGCAAAGCAATAGCTAAGACACCGGGCCAGAAAGGTAGAAAGAAGATATGGAacactcaattccatagtccggagtatcCTCATCAATTTATGCCTGCGGGAATGCAAAGATATAAGTCGAACATTGATGCAGAGGCGGAGGAGGCTAGCGAAGAGGAGGAGCATGAGGCTAGCGAAGAGGAGGAGCATGAGGCTAGCGAAGAGGAGGAGCATACACTTGCAGATATCGTGAAGAGAGGAAGGAAGAAATGA